In a single window of the Streptomyces sp. NBC_00353 genome:
- a CDS encoding N-acetylmuramoyl-L-alanine amidase, whose amino-acid sequence MHKRKPRWRLPLTITAGALAAASVTAVPLLAQASAPDRQTAGRQQAFEQAAAEYDVPLSVLLGVAYHESAWEAHPGEHSTSGGYGPMHLTDVTPEMMAGGDTGAAGRGDLKEMAADPSLHTLQTAAKLTGLPAGKLRDNEVANIRGGAALLASYAKATTGHTPVDPGQWYAAVARYGGSEQERGAKAFADRVFATVKKGVGETTQDGQQVRLNAVADVRPATGQLAGLHLKAMAAAETECPPTLDCAFVPAASANGQVSNRPANNIRIDSIVIHDTESSYESAINSFQTPGGGSAHYVIRSSDGAVTQMVPTKDLSFHAGNYSTNMHSIGIEHEGYAASGGTWYTQAQYETSAELVAYLADRFDIPLDRQHIIGHDNVPGPNSSLVSGMHWDPGPSWDWERYMRLLHAPAEGIHGVGPIGSAVTITPSFARNQQTVQVCPTDDPTGDTPECTERRQPSNFVYLHTAPSRTAPLFGDQAIHTDGIGTNRVNDWGSTAQAGQQFVVAGRQGDWTAIWYSGTKVWFHNPYGRNTTPARGVTVVKAAGDAPAAVYGSSYPDKAEYPAGLSPSTQAPLSFYSVPAGQAYVATSEAAATDDYFPSSGSVVTGGKKMYTIQYNHRVGLVYESDVTTAP is encoded by the coding sequence GTGCACAAGCGCAAGCCGCGGTGGCGGCTGCCACTCACGATCACGGCAGGTGCGCTGGCAGCAGCGAGCGTCACAGCCGTTCCGCTGCTCGCCCAAGCGTCCGCACCGGATAGGCAAACCGCCGGCCGGCAGCAGGCATTCGAGCAGGCCGCAGCCGAGTACGACGTTCCCCTGTCGGTCCTTCTCGGTGTGGCGTACCACGAGTCGGCCTGGGAAGCACACCCCGGTGAACACAGCACCAGCGGCGGCTACGGTCCGATGCATCTGACGGATGTGACGCCCGAGATGATGGCCGGTGGTGACACGGGAGCGGCCGGCCGCGGGGATTTGAAGGAGATGGCTGCCGACCCTTCGCTGCACACCCTCCAGACGGCGGCGAAGCTGACCGGATTGCCGGCCGGGAAGCTGCGCGACAATGAGGTCGCCAACATCCGCGGCGGCGCTGCTCTGCTGGCCTCTTACGCAAAGGCCACGACCGGGCACACGCCGGTGGATCCGGGTCAGTGGTATGCCGCTGTGGCCCGCTACGGCGGCTCCGAGCAGGAGCGCGGGGCAAAGGCGTTCGCCGACCGCGTCTTTGCGACGGTCAAGAAGGGTGTCGGCGAAACAACCCAGGACGGGCAGCAAGTCCGGCTGAACGCCGTCGCAGATGTCCGGCCGGCCACGGGCCAGTTGGCCGGGCTTCATCTGAAAGCGATGGCCGCTGCGGAGACCGAGTGCCCGCCAACACTCGACTGCGCCTTCGTTCCCGCTGCATCTGCCAACGGCCAGGTGTCCAACCGGCCCGCCAACAACATCCGGATTGATTCCATCGTCATCCATGACACCGAGTCGTCCTACGAGTCGGCGATCAATAGCTTCCAGACTCCTGGCGGCGGTTCAGCGCACTACGTGATCCGGTCGTCCGACGGTGCCGTGACCCAAATGGTGCCCACCAAGGACCTCTCCTTCCACGCAGGCAACTACTCGACCAACATGCATTCGATCGGTATCGAGCATGAGGGCTACGCTGCATCCGGAGGCACCTGGTACACCCAGGCCCAGTACGAGACAAGCGCGGAACTCGTTGCGTACCTGGCCGACCGTTTCGACATTCCGCTGGATCGGCAGCACATCATCGGGCACGACAACGTCCCTGGGCCGAATTCTTCCCTCGTCTCCGGCATGCACTGGGACCCGGGTCCGTCCTGGGACTGGGAGCGGTACATGCGTCTTCTCCATGCCCCCGCGGAGGGCATTCACGGCGTCGGGCCGATCGGATCGGCGGTCACCATCACCCCCAGCTTCGCCCGGAATCAGCAGACCGTGCAGGTCTGCCCAACTGACGATCCGACGGGTGACACGCCCGAATGCACTGAACGGCGCCAGCCGTCGAACTTCGTCTACCTGCACACAGCACCCAGCCGCACCGCCCCGCTCTTCGGCGACCAGGCCATTCACACGGACGGTATCGGGACCAACCGGGTCAACGACTGGGGCAGCACTGCGCAGGCAGGGCAACAGTTCGTCGTCGCAGGTCGCCAGGGCGATTGGACAGCCATTTGGTACAGCGGTACCAAGGTGTGGTTCCACAACCCGTACGGACGCAACACAACTCCCGCCCGCGGCGTGACCGTGGTCAAGGCTGCCGGGGATGCACCCGCAGCGGTGTACGGCAGCAGCTACCCGGACAAGGCTGAATATCCCGCCGGGCTGTCGCCCTCCACCCAGGCTCCGCTGAGCTTCTACAGCGTCCCCGCCGGCCAGGCGTATGTCGCGACCAGTGAGGCCGCGGCCACCGACGACTACTTCCCCTCCAGCGGCAGCGTCGTGACCGGCGGCAAAAAGATGTACACCATTCAATACAATCACCGAGTCGGGCTGGTGTACGAGTCCGACGTGACGACAGCGCCCTGA
- a CDS encoding S8 family serine peptidase — MKPHDRRWSVPVIAAASVFALTSPFSAQAAASSKAPAPPSAATADHVPAGEHTVTLITGDVVTTRQSPGADGKPGGSVTVRGADGLPARTRIMTSGDDLYVYPESALPFLAQGTLDRQLFNISDLIADGYDDAHRDRLPLIVSYTQPGAARRSSAVPEGAARVRNLDSIQGAALTADHSRADDFWKSVAGAAANDGARTQNTRPSFGGGISHIWLDAPIHADLADSTAQIGAPQVWQGGDTGQGVDVAVLDTGVDAGHPDLADRIATRQSFVPDENTDDHAGHGTHVASIIAGTGAASGGKEKGVAPGARLRIGKVLDNHGSGQISYALAGMEWAAVDQHAKIINMSLGTSQVSDGTDPMSLAVDRLSGQTGALFVVAAGNFGEDPSTIVAPGAATSALTVGAVDSTDALASFSSRGPRIDGALKPEITAPGVDILAANSQFIGNDQGAYQSMSGTSMATPHVAGAAALLAAAHPDLTGSQLKDLLASSSRKTPTYDAFEAGSGRLDVAAAAQAGVFASATAFAAQYKGGALQRPVTYTNVTDAPVALSLSVDAAHAPSGMFRLSASQVVVPAHGSAKVTVTIDGSAGTAKEHYSGQVLATDTAGRAVAHTAVSLGFATMHKLTLTFKDSEGNPTSGEALLIKAGSKDPVPVGVGPSGTEEIFVPDDVYSALSYQEVQGVHGPHSRGLALLGDPDVLVDRDMTVTFDASKAKRIDMTTPQRSDVTFQKLGYNRVMNGVRSGLSAESVYYDSIWAQPTTHKVTHGDFELTARWRGEKPALAVSTSTTEFTGILRQEGITPLARGTYKLPLVFAGQGSSADYADLDAHGTAVVVRHSDDVSDVDQAANAIAAGAKLMLVVENGYGRPVRSYAPLGQRPVALDVGLLGTEEGEKLIRQAEDGGAGITVDSETASPYVYDLAHGWHNEIPSKMTVKGDTKNLARIDVTFASPKPDVAGSEFRFEWLDGVDWSSGPLMPEPANGKRTDWVSTDGVRWHQEAFAESIGFEEGAKTAYRADSRQSEEWFKPIQRPFLNDAFFNNLPPTRNGSLLYIDIPAWGSSNHVGWNQDPAGTQQQTLYQGTTQLGQGNFTNVRGNAPSRGRLPYKLVVTGERDVAYTPYSSRTRTEWDFTSAQPTDAATVVLPLVQLDYRIGTDAAGRAGRHDTLSVTAAHLPGASLTGKLGAVGLELSYDDGRTWHKAVCGSDGRFRLDAPNKASFVSLRASAKDSAGNAIHQTVIRAFGLR, encoded by the coding sequence TTGAAACCACACGACAGACGCTGGAGCGTGCCGGTCATCGCCGCCGCTTCGGTATTCGCACTGACGAGCCCGTTCAGCGCGCAGGCAGCGGCCTCCTCCAAGGCCCCGGCTCCGCCGTCCGCGGCCACCGCGGACCACGTACCCGCCGGCGAACACACCGTCACACTGATTACCGGTGACGTGGTCACCACCCGTCAGAGCCCCGGCGCCGACGGCAAGCCCGGGGGCAGCGTCACCGTCCGCGGTGCCGACGGACTGCCGGCGCGGACCCGCATCATGACGTCGGGCGACGACCTCTACGTCTACCCCGAGTCCGCCCTTCCCTTCCTGGCCCAGGGCACGCTGGACCGGCAGTTGTTCAACATCTCGGACCTGATCGCGGACGGATACGACGACGCGCACCGCGACCGGCTGCCGCTGATCGTCTCGTACACACAGCCCGGCGCCGCACGCCGCTCGTCCGCCGTCCCCGAGGGCGCGGCCCGGGTGCGGAACCTGGACAGCATCCAGGGCGCCGCTCTGACCGCGGACCACTCCCGCGCGGACGACTTCTGGAAGTCCGTGGCCGGGGCGGCGGCGAACGACGGCGCCCGGACCCAGAACACCCGGCCGTCCTTCGGCGGCGGCATCTCGCACATCTGGCTCGACGCTCCCATCCACGCCGACCTCGCCGACAGCACCGCGCAGATCGGCGCCCCGCAGGTCTGGCAGGGCGGCGATACCGGGCAGGGCGTGGACGTCGCCGTCCTCGACACCGGCGTCGACGCCGGCCATCCGGACCTGGCGGACCGCATCGCGACCCGCCAGAGCTTCGTACCGGACGAGAACACCGACGACCACGCCGGACACGGCACCCACGTCGCGTCCATCATCGCCGGAACCGGTGCGGCTTCCGGCGGCAAGGAGAAGGGCGTCGCCCCGGGCGCCCGGCTGCGCATCGGCAAGGTGCTGGACAACCACGGGAGCGGACAGATCTCCTACGCCCTGGCCGGCATGGAGTGGGCGGCCGTCGACCAGCACGCCAAGATCATCAACATGAGCCTCGGTACCAGCCAGGTGTCCGACGGAACCGACCCGATGAGCCTGGCCGTCGACCGGCTGAGCGGCCAGACCGGTGCACTCTTCGTGGTCGCCGCGGGCAACTTCGGGGAGGATCCGAGCACCATCGTCGCGCCGGGAGCGGCCACCTCGGCGCTGACCGTGGGCGCGGTCGACTCCACCGACGCGCTCGCCTCGTTCTCCAGCAGGGGCCCGCGTATCGACGGCGCGCTGAAGCCGGAGATCACCGCCCCCGGAGTGGACATCCTGGCGGCCAACTCCCAGTTCATCGGCAACGACCAGGGCGCCTACCAGTCCATGAGCGGCACGTCGATGGCCACACCGCACGTCGCGGGCGCCGCCGCCCTGCTCGCCGCGGCCCATCCGGACCTCACCGGGAGCCAGTTGAAGGACCTGCTGGCCAGCAGTTCCCGGAAGACCCCGACGTACGACGCCTTCGAGGCCGGGAGCGGCCGGCTGGACGTCGCCGCGGCAGCGCAGGCCGGAGTCTTCGCCTCGGCGACCGCCTTCGCAGCCCAGTACAAGGGCGGTGCCCTCCAGCGCCCGGTGACCTACACCAACGTCACCGACGCGCCGGTCGCGCTCTCGCTGTCCGTCGACGCGGCGCACGCCCCGTCCGGGATGTTCCGCCTGTCGGCCTCCCAGGTGGTCGTCCCCGCGCACGGCTCCGCCAAGGTCACGGTAACGATCGACGGCTCGGCGGGCACCGCCAAGGAGCACTACTCGGGCCAGGTGCTCGCGACGGACACGGCCGGCAGGGCCGTGGCGCACACCGCCGTCTCCCTCGGCTTCGCGACGATGCACAAGCTGACCCTGACGTTCAAGGACTCCGAGGGCAATCCCACGTCCGGCGAGGCCTTGCTGATCAAGGCAGGGAGCAAGGACCCCGTCCCGGTCGGCGTCGGCCCCTCGGGCACCGAGGAGATCTTCGTGCCCGACGACGTGTACTCGGCCCTGTCCTACCAGGAGGTCCAGGGCGTCCACGGCCCGCACTCCAGAGGCCTGGCCCTGCTCGGCGACCCCGACGTGCTCGTGGACCGGGACATGACCGTCACGTTCGACGCCTCCAAGGCCAAGCGCATCGACATGACCACCCCGCAGCGGAGCGACGTGACGTTCCAGAAGCTGGGCTACAACCGCGTCATGAACGGCGTCAGGTCGGGTCTGTCCGCCGAGAGCGTGTACTACGACAGCATCTGGGCGCAGCCGACCACCCACAAGGTCACCCACGGGGACTTCGAGCTGACCGCCCGTTGGCGCGGCGAGAAGCCGGCACTGGCCGTCTCCACCAGCACGACCGAGTTCACCGGCATACTGCGCCAGGAGGGCATCACGCCGTTGGCCAGGGGCACCTACAAGTTGCCGCTGGTCTTCGCCGGCCAGGGGTCGAGTGCGGACTACGCCGACCTCGACGCGCACGGCACGGCCGTGGTGGTCCGCCACAGCGATGACGTCAGCGACGTGGACCAGGCGGCCAACGCGATCGCCGCGGGCGCGAAGCTCATGCTGGTGGTGGAGAACGGCTACGGCCGCCCGGTGCGCTCCTACGCGCCGCTTGGTCAGCGGCCCGTCGCACTCGACGTCGGCCTGCTGGGCACCGAGGAGGGCGAGAAGCTGATCCGGCAGGCCGAGGACGGCGGGGCCGGGATCACCGTGGACTCCGAGACCGCGAGCCCGTACGTGTACGACCTCGCGCACGGCTGGCACAACGAGATCCCGTCGAAGATGACGGTCAAGGGAGACACGAAGAACCTCGCCCGGATCGACGTCACCTTCGCGAGCCCGAAGCCGGACGTTGCCGGTAGCGAGTTCCGCTTCGAATGGCTCGACGGCGTCGACTGGTCCTCCGGTCCCCTCATGCCGGAGCCCGCAAACGGGAAGCGGACCGACTGGGTGTCCACCGACGGTGTCCGCTGGCACCAGGAGGCGTTCGCCGAGTCCATCGGGTTCGAGGAGGGAGCGAAGACCGCCTACCGGGCCGACAGCAGGCAGTCCGAGGAGTGGTTCAAGCCGATTCAACGCCCGTTCCTGAACGACGCCTTCTTCAACAACCTGCCGCCCACCCGCAACGGCAGCCTCCTGTACATCGACATCCCGGCCTGGGGCAGCAGCAACCACGTCGGGTGGAACCAGGACCCGGCCGGAACCCAGCAGCAGACGCTGTACCAGGGCACCACCCAGCTGGGTCAGGGGAACTTCACGAACGTCCGGGGCAACGCGCCCAGCCGCGGCAGGCTGCCGTACAAACTGGTCGTCACCGGTGAACGGGACGTGGCCTACACCCCGTACTCCTCGCGCACACGCACCGAGTGGGACTTCACGTCGGCGCAGCCGACCGATGCCGCCACCGTGGTGCTGCCGCTGGTGCAGCTCGACTACCGGATCGGCACCGACGCGGCAGGGCGTGCCGGGCGGCACGACACCCTGTCCGTCACCGCCGCCCACCTGCCGGGCGCCAGCCTTACCGGCAAGCTCGGCGCGGTCGGCCTGGAGCTGTCCTACGACGACGGCCGGACCTGGCACAAGGCCGTCTGCGGCAGCGACGGGCGGTTCCGCCTGGACGCCCCGAACAAGGCGTCGTTCGTGTCGCTGAGGGCGAGCGCCAAGGACTCGGCGGGCAACGCGATTCACCAGACGGTGATCAGGGCGTTCGGCCTGAGGTGA
- a CDS encoding ABC transporter ATP-binding protein, which produces MTDTTTTTLAELEQRAAARRDRPAYGHDALIACDRLVRIFSADGVEVQALQGLDLLVQDGELMALVGASGSGKSTLMNILAGLDVPTAGAAKVAGCDLLTMGAKARLRYRRDVVGFVWQQTARNLLPYLTAAQNVALPMQLRGRTRKKAERAQELLSMLGVADCRDHRPQQMSGGQQQRVAIAVALANSPSVLLADEPTGELDSATGEQVFAAFRRANEELGTTIVIVTHDQGVASEVRRTVAIRDGRTSSEVLRRTEIDAEGHESVVAREYATLDRAGRLQLPTEYTAALGMEHRVMLELEQDHIGVWPGDAEKR; this is translated from the coding sequence ATGACCGACACGACGACGACCACGCTGGCGGAACTGGAGCAGCGGGCGGCTGCGCGCCGTGACCGGCCTGCGTACGGGCACGACGCGCTGATCGCCTGCGACCGGCTCGTACGGATCTTCTCCGCGGACGGCGTGGAGGTGCAAGCGCTCCAGGGGCTGGATCTCCTCGTCCAGGACGGCGAGTTGATGGCCCTGGTCGGCGCGTCCGGCAGCGGCAAGTCGACGCTGATGAACATCCTCGCAGGCCTGGACGTCCCCACCGCGGGCGCCGCGAAGGTCGCGGGCTGCGACCTGCTCACGATGGGCGCCAAGGCCCGGCTGCGCTACCGCCGCGACGTCGTCGGCTTCGTCTGGCAGCAGACGGCGCGCAACTTGTTGCCGTACCTGACGGCGGCCCAGAACGTGGCCCTGCCGATGCAGCTGCGCGGCCGTACGCGGAAGAAGGCCGAACGCGCACAGGAGCTGCTGTCCATGCTCGGTGTCGCCGACTGCCGTGACCACCGCCCGCAGCAGATGTCCGGCGGCCAGCAGCAGCGCGTCGCGATCGCCGTTGCTCTCGCCAACTCCCCCTCCGTCCTCCTCGCCGACGAGCCCACCGGCGAGCTGGACTCCGCGACCGGAGAACAGGTCTTTGCAGCCTTCCGCCGTGCCAACGAGGAGCTGGGCACAACGATTGTGATCGTCACGCACGACCAGGGGGTCGCGAGCGAGGTCCGCCGAACCGTTGCGATCCGTGACGGCCGTACGTCGTCGGAGGTGCTGCGCCGCACCGAAATCGACGCTGAGGGACACGAGTCAGTGGTGGCACGCGAGTACGCGACACTGGACCGGGCCGGCCGGCTGCAGCTGCCAACTGAGTACACGGCGGCCCTGGGCATGGAACACCGGGTGATGCTGGAGCTGGAACAGGACCACATCGGTGTCTGGCCCGGCGACGCGGAGAAGCGCTGA
- a CDS encoding FtsX-like permease family protein yields MTTRTGGPHITPQRPIAPWTRTRLRTAPGSALAFAALVLLTAFMAAAFPRAVDTNESSSLRQDLSGARPARSTLELTTPQPGLELPQSAREDALRPQVIAAAYRKVLPLLPAPVRADTTQSAYGVQTTEFQVGQEAWLPRPDGLPPEFTLAAQAGLAHHSTIRTGRLPTAAAGLTKELEAVVTTATAKVMRMHVGSLVHIGTSGSQALAVRITGIVDPIRPKGNYWSADQILRNPGLASKGGRPPRVYWNAGLLIAPEAAPALLGTLGEPHAYWRIAPDVTGLTAQQLPLLSDRVASLESGPDLLRLKEAVGRHASLTTDMDDILASHMEMRSAVRPVVAVAAIGTGTVAAVTLAMTGGLSAARRGAELALLRARGGSLRGIGGRLLIESVVVALPASGAGLVAAILSVPEGRMVPAVVGVVAVTVLACLALPVCALALHRRPRIRAERADAVKARPGRRRTVAELSLLLLAVGAVVTLRRRGTSDSGDHLVSAGPVLVGLIAALVLARLYPLPLRWAARPAGRLRGALGFLSLARAGRSSATGVLPLLALLIALTTAAFGGAVLSGVADARDHAALLTVGADARISRPGPSGTGTLPDGLEQAVRDVPGVRMVTRVWIGPTFDLPRAHPIKGDMSPALVGVEPQSYARITRELGSDTFPDRVRQESPGAKRAGVLNAIASPGVAETLGREPQLIRLAAGDFTVRVVAVRSRMPAVAVPEFLLVDASKLRQRVATTVLLASGDELDGRALQAAARAGGEDVNVQLRSEVRASFADSSLQTGTERIYAAAIVAGAGYAVLALLLSLLQSAPERTALLARLRTMGLTRRQGRRLLLLEALPQAAVAALGGLLVGWATVWLLAPGVDLTQLSLASVPGLASEADVSLRADAWSLALPALGVVALAGAVAAGQAWWAGRRGSITELRAGDMR; encoded by the coding sequence ATGACCACCCGTACGGGCGGCCCGCACATCACACCTCAGCGACCGATCGCGCCATGGACCAGGACACGGTTGCGCACCGCGCCCGGCTCCGCACTCGCCTTCGCTGCCCTTGTCCTGCTCACGGCCTTCATGGCCGCCGCGTTCCCGCGAGCCGTCGACACCAACGAGTCCAGCAGCCTGCGACAGGACCTCTCCGGCGCGCGCCCGGCCCGCAGCACGCTGGAGCTGACCACGCCGCAACCCGGCCTCGAACTTCCGCAGTCCGCCAGGGAAGACGCACTGCGCCCACAGGTGATCGCGGCCGCGTACCGCAAGGTTCTGCCGCTCCTGCCCGCACCGGTACGCGCCGACACGACGCAGTCCGCGTACGGCGTCCAGACCACCGAGTTTCAGGTCGGCCAGGAAGCCTGGCTGCCGCGTCCCGATGGGCTCCCGCCCGAGTTCACCCTCGCCGCACAGGCCGGACTCGCCCATCACTCCACCATCCGCACAGGACGGCTGCCGACCGCCGCGGCCGGCCTGACGAAGGAGCTCGAGGCCGTCGTGACGACCGCAACGGCCAAAGTGATGCGGATGCACGTAGGCTCCCTGGTGCACATCGGCACGTCAGGCAGTCAAGCTCTGGCCGTGCGCATCACAGGCATCGTCGACCCCATACGGCCCAAGGGCAACTACTGGTCGGCCGACCAGATTCTGCGCAACCCTGGCTTGGCCTCCAAGGGCGGTCGACCTCCGCGCGTGTACTGGAACGCGGGGCTGCTCATCGCCCCCGAGGCGGCGCCCGCGCTGCTGGGCACCCTCGGCGAGCCGCATGCCTACTGGCGCATCGCGCCGGACGTCACGGGGCTGACGGCTCAACAGCTTCCCCTCCTCAGCGACCGTGTGGCCTCGCTCGAGAGCGGACCGGATCTACTCCGCCTCAAGGAAGCGGTCGGCCGGCACGCCTCCTTGACCACCGACATGGACGACATCCTCGCGTCCCACATGGAGATGCGCTCCGCAGTTCGCCCCGTCGTGGCGGTGGCAGCGATCGGGACCGGCACGGTAGCGGCAGTGACCTTGGCGATGACCGGTGGGTTGTCGGCCGCACGGCGCGGCGCCGAGCTGGCGCTGCTCCGGGCGCGTGGTGGGTCGCTGCGCGGCATCGGGGGCAGGCTGCTCATCGAGTCGGTCGTCGTCGCCCTGCCGGCATCCGGCGCCGGCCTGGTGGCCGCGATCCTGTCGGTGCCCGAAGGACGGATGGTGCCGGCAGTCGTGGGGGTAGTGGCGGTCACGGTGCTCGCCTGCCTGGCGCTGCCGGTCTGTGCGCTTGCGCTGCACCGCAGGCCCCGGATCCGCGCGGAGCGAGCCGACGCCGTCAAGGCCCGGCCCGGCCGCCGGCGCACCGTCGCCGAACTGAGCCTGCTGCTCCTCGCCGTAGGTGCCGTGGTGACCCTCCGCCGCCGCGGCACGAGCGACTCGGGCGACCACTTGGTGAGCGCGGGCCCGGTGCTGGTCGGGCTGATCGCGGCACTGGTGCTCGCACGGCTGTACCCCCTGCCCCTGCGGTGGGCGGCCCGACCGGCCGGACGGCTGCGCGGAGCACTCGGCTTCCTGTCGCTGGCTCGGGCGGGCCGGTCCTCGGCGACAGGTGTCCTGCCATTGCTGGCGCTGCTGATCGCCCTCACCACGGCGGCGTTCGGAGGCGCTGTGCTGTCGGGGGTCGCCGACGCACGGGACCACGCCGCGCTGCTGACGGTCGGCGCGGACGCAAGGATCTCCCGCCCGGGCCCGTCCGGGACGGGGACCCTCCCGGACGGCCTCGAGCAGGCGGTGCGGGACGTCCCCGGGGTCCGGATGGTTACCCGTGTGTGGATCGGACCCACGTTCGACCTGCCCCGAGCCCACCCGATCAAGGGTGATATGTCCCCTGCGCTGGTCGGGGTGGAACCGCAGTCCTACGCACGGATCACCCGCGAACTGGGGTCCGACACGTTCCCCGACCGAGTACGTCAGGAGAGCCCGGGCGCGAAGAGGGCTGGTGTCCTGAACGCGATCGCCTCGCCAGGCGTAGCCGAGACGCTTGGCCGCGAACCGCAGCTGATCCGGCTGGCAGCCGGAGACTTCACCGTCCGGGTGGTTGCGGTGCGCAGCCGCATGCCGGCCGTCGCGGTACCCGAATTCCTCCTCGTAGATGCCTCCAAGCTGAGACAACGTGTCGCGACCACGGTCCTCCTGGCCTCTGGTGACGAGCTGGACGGTAGAGCGCTGCAGGCAGCCGCACGCGCCGGAGGAGAGGATGTCAACGTGCAGCTGCGCAGCGAGGTGCGAGCCTCGTTCGCCGACTCGTCCCTACAGACCGGGACCGAACGGATCTACGCGGCGGCGATCGTTGCGGGTGCGGGCTACGCCGTGCTGGCGCTGCTGCTCTCGCTGCTCCAGTCCGCGCCGGAACGGACCGCTCTACTGGCCAGGTTGCGCACCATGGGCCTCACTCGTCGACAGGGCCGCCGGCTCCTTCTTCTGGAGGCGTTGCCGCAGGCGGCCGTGGCCGCTCTGGGCGGCCTCCTGGTGGGCTGGGCAACGGTTTGGCTGCTGGCACCGGGAGTGGATCTGACCCAATTGTCGCTCGCTTCCGTTCCCGGCCTCGCGTCCGAGGCCGATGTCTCGTTGCGTGCCGACGCGTGGTCGCTGGCATTGCCCGCGTTGGGTGTGGTGGCGCTGGCGGGGGCGGTGGCCGCCGGACAGGCCTGGTGGGCAGGGCGCCGCGGATCGATCACTGAACTCAGGGCAGGAGATATGCGATGA